One genomic segment of Rhinopithecus roxellana isolate Shanxi Qingling chromosome 6, ASM756505v1, whole genome shotgun sequence includes these proteins:
- the ALKBH4 gene encoding alpha-ketoglutarate-dependent dioxygenase alkB homolog 4 isoform X2: MWLQGHPDLSDLRAAARRRPALGTAPSGVMLIEDFVTREEEAELVRLMDRDPWKLSQSGRRKQDYGPKVNFRKQKLKTEGFCGLPSFSREVVRRMGLYPGLEGFRPVEQCNLDYCPERGSAIDPHLDDAWLWGERLVSLNLLSPTVLSMCREAPGSLLLCSAPSAAPEALVDSVIAPSRSVLCQEVEVAIPLPARSLLVLTGAARHQWKHAIHRRHIEARRVCVTFRELSAEFGPGGGQQELGQELLRIALSFQGRPV, translated from the exons ATGTGGTTGCAAGGGCATCCGGACCTGTCTGATCTGCGAGCGGCAGCGCGGCGGCGACCCGCCCTGGGAACTGCCCCCAGCG GAGTGATGCTGATCGAGGACTTTGTGACCCGGGAGGAAGAAGCCGAGTTGGTGCGGCTCATGGACCGTGACCCCTGGAAGCTCTCCCAGTCTGGACGGAGGAAGCAG GACTATGGCCCCAAAGTCAACTTTCGGAAACAGAAGCTAAAGACTGAGGGCTTCTGCGGCCTCCCCAGCTTCAGCCGGGAGGTGGTGCGGAGGATGGGCCTCTACCCGGGGCTGGAGGGCTTCCGGCCCGTCGAGCAGTGCAACCTGGACTACTGCCCCGAGCGCGGCTCTGCCATTGACCCCCACCTGGACGACGCCTGGCTGTGGGGGGAGCGGCTggtcagcctcaacctcctgtccCCCACCGTGCTGTCCATGTGTCGGGAGGCACCCGGGAGCCTGCTCCTCTGCTCGGCTCCGTCGGCTGCCCCGGAGGCCTTGGTGGACAGCGTGATAGCACCCAGCCGGTCGGTGCTatgccaggaggtggaggtggccaTCCCCTTACCCGCCCGCTCCCTGCTGGTCCTCACAGGGGCCGCAAGGCACCAGTGGAAGCACGCCATCCACCGCAGACACATCGAGGCCCGCCGCGTCTGCGTCACTTTCCGGGAGCTGTCGGCGGAGTTTGGCCCCGGAGGGGGGCAGCAAGAGCTGGGCCAGGAACTGCTGCGAATTGCCCTCTCCTTCCAGGGAAGACCTGTGTGA
- the ALKBH4 gene encoding alpha-ketoglutarate-dependent dioxygenase alkB homolog 4 isoform X1 translates to MAAAAAETPEVLRECGCKGIRTCLICERQRGGDPPWELPPAKTYRFIYCSDTGWAVGAEESDFEGWAFPFPGVMLIEDFVTREEEAELVRLMDRDPWKLSQSGRRKQDYGPKVNFRKQKLKTEGFCGLPSFSREVVRRMGLYPGLEGFRPVEQCNLDYCPERGSAIDPHLDDAWLWGERLVSLNLLSPTVLSMCREAPGSLLLCSAPSAAPEALVDSVIAPSRSVLCQEVEVAIPLPARSLLVLTGAARHQWKHAIHRRHIEARRVCVTFRELSAEFGPGGGQQELGQELLRIALSFQGRPV, encoded by the exons ATGGCGGCTGCCGCCGCCGAGACCCCCGAGGTCCTTCGGGAATGTGGTTGCAAGGGCATCCGGACCTGTCTGATCTGCGAGCGGCAGCGCGGCGGCGACCCGCCCTGGGAACTGCCCCCAGCG AAAACATACCGTTTCATTTACTGCTCCGACACCGGCTGGGCCGTGGGTGCAGAGGAATCTGACTTTGAGGGCTGGGCCTTCCCATTCCCAGGAGTGATGCTGATCGAGGACTTTGTGACCCGGGAGGAAGAAGCCGAGTTGGTGCGGCTCATGGACCGTGACCCCTGGAAGCTCTCCCAGTCTGGACGGAGGAAGCAG GACTATGGCCCCAAAGTCAACTTTCGGAAACAGAAGCTAAAGACTGAGGGCTTCTGCGGCCTCCCCAGCTTCAGCCGGGAGGTGGTGCGGAGGATGGGCCTCTACCCGGGGCTGGAGGGCTTCCGGCCCGTCGAGCAGTGCAACCTGGACTACTGCCCCGAGCGCGGCTCTGCCATTGACCCCCACCTGGACGACGCCTGGCTGTGGGGGGAGCGGCTggtcagcctcaacctcctgtccCCCACCGTGCTGTCCATGTGTCGGGAGGCACCCGGGAGCCTGCTCCTCTGCTCGGCTCCGTCGGCTGCCCCGGAGGCCTTGGTGGACAGCGTGATAGCACCCAGCCGGTCGGTGCTatgccaggaggtggaggtggccaTCCCCTTACCCGCCCGCTCCCTGCTGGTCCTCACAGGGGCCGCAAGGCACCAGTGGAAGCACGCCATCCACCGCAGACACATCGAGGCCCGCCGCGTCTGCGTCACTTTCCGGGAGCTGTCGGCGGAGTTTGGCCCCGGAGGGGGGCAGCAAGAGCTGGGCCAGGAACTGCTGCGAATTGCCCTCTCCTTCCAGGGAAGACCTGTGTGA
- the LRWD1 gene encoding leucine-rich repeat and WD repeat-containing protein 1, whose protein sequence is MGRLSARLLMQRGRPKSDRLGKIRSLDLSGLELLSEHLDPKLLCRLTQLQELDLSNNQLETLPDNLGLSHLRVLRCANNQLGDVTALCQFPKLEELSLEGNPFLTVNDNLKVSFLLPTLRKVNGKDASSTYSQVENLNRELTSRVTAHWEKFMATLGPEEEAEKAQADFVKSAVRDVRYGPESLSEFTQWRVRMISEELVASSRTQVHKDDSPEKPPEAGAAHKPRARLATLKRPDDVPLNLSPSKRACASPSAQVEGGPVAGSDGSQPALKLEPLHFLQCHSKNNSPQDLETQLWACAFEPAWEEGATSQTVATCGGEAVCVIDCQTGIVLHKYKAPGEEFFSVAWTALMVVTQAGHKKRWSVLAAAGLRGLVRLLHVRAGFCCGVIRAHKKAIATLCFSPAHETHLFTASYDKRIILWDIGVPNQDYEFQASQLLTLDTTSIPLRLCPVASCPDARLLAGCEGGCCCWDVRLDQPQKRRVCEVEFVFSEGSEASGRRVDGLAFVNEDVVASKGSGLGTICLWSWRQTWGGRGSQSTVAVVVLARLQWSPTELAYFSLSACPDKGIVLCGDEEGNVWLYDVSNILKQPPLLPAAPQAPTQILKWPQPWALGQAVTKTMVNTVVANASFTYLTALTDSNIVAIWGRL, encoded by the exons ATGGGCCGCCTCTCGGCGCGGCTGCTGATGCAGCGCGGGCGCCCCAAGAGCGACCGGCTGGGGAAGATCCGGAGCCTGGA CCTGTCAGGGTTGGAGCTGCTCTCCGAGCACTTGGACCCCAAGCTCCTGTGCCGCCTGACGCAGCTGCAGGAGCTGGACCTATCTAACAACCAGCTGGAGACGCTGCCGGACAACCTGGGCCTGTCCCATCTGCGTGTCCTCCGCTGCGCCAACAACCAGCTGGGGGATGTCACTGCCTTGTGTCAGTTCCCCAAGCTCGAGGAACTCAGCCTGGAGGGCAACCCTTTCCTGACG GTCAATGACAACCTGAAAGTCTCCTTTCTCCTGCCCACACTCCGTAAGGTCAATGGCAAGGATGCATCCTCAACTTACTCTCAGGTGGAGAACCTGAATCGGGAGCTGACCAGCAGG GTCACAGCTCACTGGGAGAAGTTCATGGCCACACTGGGCCCTgaagaggaggctgagaaggccCAGGCAGACTTTGTGAAGTCGGCTGTCAGGGATGTCCGCTACGGGCCTGAGTCCCTCAGCGAGTTCACCCAGTGGCGG GTGCGGATGATCTCTGAGGAGCTGGTAGCCTCCAGTAGGACCCAGGTGCACAAGGATGACAGCCCAGAGAAGCCCCCAGAAGCTGGAGCTGCCCACAAGCCCAGG GCCAGACTGGCGACCTTGAAACGGCCAGACGATGTCCCACTCAACCTCTCTCCCAGCAAGCGGGCGTGTGCCTCCCCGTCGGCCCAGGTAGAGGGCGGCCCTGTGGCAGGCTCCGATGGCAGCCAG CCTGCCCTGAAGCTGGAGCCCCTGCACTTCCTGCAGTGCCACAGCAAGAACAACAGCCCTCAGGACCTCGAGACCCAGCTGTGGGCCTGTGCCTTCGAGCCCGCCTGGGAGGAGG GGGCCACATCCCAGACCGTGGCCACGTGCGGCGGGGAGGCCGTGTGCGTGATTGACTGCCAGACAGGCATCGTGCTCCACAAGTACAAGGCACCCGGCGAG GAGTTCTTTTCTGTGGCCTGGACTGCCCTGATGGTGGTCACACAGGCCGGCCACAAGAAGCGCTGGAGTGTGCTGGCAGCTGCAGGCCTGCGGGGCCTGGTCCGGCTACTGCACGTGCGTGCCGGCTTCTGCTGCGGGGTCATTCGGGCCCACAAGAAGGCCATCGCCACCCTGTGCTTCAGCCCCGCCCATGAGACCCACCTCTTCA CGGCCTCCTATGACAAGCGGATCATCCTCTGGGACATTGGGGTGCCCAACCAGGACTACGAATTCCAGGCCAG CCAGCTGCTCACACTGGACACCACCTCCATCCCTCTGCGCCTCTGCCCTGTCGCCTCCTGCCCGGATGCCCGCCTGCTGGCTGGCTGCGagggtggctgctgctgctgggatGTACGGCTGGACCAGCCCCAGAAGAGGAG GGTGTGTGAAGTGGAATTCGTCTTCTCTGAGGGCTCCGAGGCATCTGGACGGAGAGTGGATGGGCTGGCATTTGTGAATGAGGACGTCGTGG CCTCCAAGGGGAGCGGCCTGGGTACCATCTGCCTGTGGAGCTGGAGGCAGACGTGGGGGGGCCGGGGCAGCCAGTCCACGGTGGCAGTGGTGGTCCTGGCACGGCTGCAGTGGTCACCCACCGAGTTGGCCTACTTCTCGCTCAGCGCCTGCCCTG ATAAGGGGATCGTGCTCTGTGGGGATGAGGAGGGCAACGTGTGGCTCTACGATGTCAGCAACATCCTGAAGCAGCCACCCCTGCTGCCGGCAGCCCCGCAGGCCCCCACGCAG ATCCTGAAGTGGCCCCAGCCCTGGGCCCTTGGCCAGGCGGTGACCAAGACCATGGTGAACACGGTGGTGGCCAATGCTTCCTTCACCTACCTCACCGCCCTGACGGACTCCAACATCGTAGCCATCTGGGGGAGGCTGTAG